A genomic region of Pseudomonas abietaniphila contains the following coding sequences:
- a CDS encoding glutathione S-transferase family protein has protein sequence MLTLISHPLCPFVQRVAIVLREKRIAFERLDVDLEDKPEWFLAISPMGKVPVLRVTPETGGPVALFESTVICEYAEDIQPLPAMYTGTALKKALQRSWCSLASAMLADAWGFLIATDLDTAERYAGLFRQDLERFESVLTYGPYFAGPEFWNGGCTGRAGISVFRHRVFDGV, from the coding sequence ATGCTCACACTGATAAGTCATCCACTTTGTCCCTTTGTTCAAAGGGTCGCTATTGTGTTGCGCGAGAAGCGCATAGCGTTTGAAAGGCTGGACGTGGATCTTGAGGACAAGCCGGAGTGGTTTCTCGCGATATCCCCAATGGGCAAGGTCCCGGTTCTACGCGTCACTCCAGAAACCGGCGGACCTGTGGCACTCTTCGAGAGCACTGTCATCTGTGAATACGCCGAGGACATCCAGCCGCTGCCAGCCATGTATACAGGGACTGCATTGAAGAAAGCACTACAGCGTTCCTGGTGCAGCTTGGCGTCTGCGATGCTGGCTGACGCATGGGGCTTTTTGATTGCCACAGATCTGGATACGGCAGAACGATATGCTGGTTTATTCCGGCAAGACTTGGAAAGGTTCGAATCAGTGCTGACTTACGGTCCCTATTTTGCGGGGCCAGAGTTTTGGAATGGTGGATGCACTGGTCGCGCCGGTATTTCGGTATTTCGACATCGTGTCTTCGACGGCGTCTAA
- a CDS encoding fumarylacetoacetate hydrolase family protein, producing MKFANVLAEYNRPTPALIDDKTSRYWPLKELQGQFSGSLDELIANWEDLAGGLGAQGAGKSLEGVKVLAPLAPKRNIFCVGKNYHEHAAEFSKSGFDHSAKDGEIAPEFPVIFTKTPDSVIGHLEPIPAHTRVTQQLDYEAELGVIIGKGGRGISKENAYAHVWGYTIINDVTARDLQKNHRQWFLGKSLDGFCPMGPWIATADEFNPKSATIKCWVNDELRQQANVNALIFDIPALIECLSAGIELKPGDVISTGTPVGVGIGFTPPRFLQPGDSVRIEIEGIGTLENRVGQD from the coding sequence ATGAAATTTGCCAATGTCTTAGCTGAATACAATCGCCCTACCCCTGCACTGATCGACGACAAGACTAGCCGTTACTGGCCGCTGAAAGAGCTTCAGGGTCAATTTTCAGGAAGCCTGGACGAGCTGATTGCGAATTGGGAAGACCTTGCTGGCGGACTTGGAGCTCAAGGGGCGGGCAAATCACTTGAGGGCGTTAAGGTCCTGGCGCCACTCGCACCGAAGCGAAACATCTTCTGCGTGGGCAAGAATTATCACGAACACGCGGCCGAATTCAGCAAATCCGGCTTCGATCACAGTGCAAAAGACGGAGAGATCGCTCCTGAGTTTCCCGTGATTTTCACCAAGACACCGGACTCGGTCATCGGCCATCTGGAACCCATTCCTGCGCACACTCGCGTCACCCAACAGTTGGATTACGAGGCGGAACTGGGGGTCATCATCGGCAAAGGCGGCCGTGGCATATCGAAAGAAAACGCGTATGCCCACGTCTGGGGCTACACCATCATCAATGATGTCACGGCGCGCGATCTGCAAAAAAACCACCGCCAGTGGTTTCTCGGTAAATCCCTAGACGGCTTTTGCCCCATGGGCCCATGGATCGCTACCGCTGATGAGTTCAACCCGAAGAGCGCCACAATCAAGTGCTGGGTGAACGACGAGTTGAGGCAGCAAGCGAATGTGAACGCATTGATTTTCGACATTCCTGCACTGATCGAATGCCTGTCTGCGGGCATCGAACTCAAGCCTGGCGATGTCATCAGCACCGGAACGCCGGTCGGTGTCGGCATCGGTTTCACACCGCCGCGTTTTCTTCAGCCGGGTGATAGCGTTCGCATCGAAATCGAAGGCATTGGCACGCTAGAAAACCGCGTCGGCCAGGACTGA
- a CDS encoding xanthine dehydrogenase family protein molybdopterin-binding subunit, whose product MANSRASVGAVSRRHFLQVSAATFAGLTVSAWLPVAMARSAAAETVANARLGDNSDGFGAFVRIDIQGNVTVISPKIEMGQGIQTGIAMMVAEELEVPLSQVTIQEAPPNEALYADTILHGQATGGSTSTRYVWNPLRTAGATARILLTQAAAIRWNIAPSQCVAKAGFVTAPDGRKLGYGELVRDASLLPAPTDVPLKSPEDFTLLGSPAQRLDTPHKVNGQTRFTIDLSVPEMRYASTSACPVYGGKLKSVDDSAARRVPGVVDVVKLDNAVAVIGVHTWACFQGLKALEIDWDLGEFASMNSEIIEAGLAKAITTDGVVAVEKGNIRKALDGASSRFEATYEQPFWSHSPLEPMTCVVHVRPDGCDLWVGTQVPGAAQATASKVTGLPPERIVVHNQLIGGSFGRRLDFDFITQAVQIAKQVPYPIKMTWTREEDMTHDMYRPHYLDHLVAALDEHKIPNGWEHRIAGSSVVARYAGKLPPTGIDRDIVEVSKEPVYALANHTLRYIREEAKVLPVSWWRGVGPLRGTYALESFIDELAHNAGVDPVQYRLQVCEDPRARAALSLVAEKGDWNRPLKKGVGRGVSVSAVFGSYVATMVELEMVGEFGIRITRLVSAVDCGVVTNPTSIMAQIEGGTLFGLSASLFNEITVADGRVQQNNFHNYRQIRMSDAPPVEVHIIASEASPGGVGEAGTALIAPALVNALHAASGKRIRQLPLKRSGYYIV is encoded by the coding sequence ATGGCCAATTCAAGAGCATCCGTGGGGGCTGTGTCGCGCCGTCATTTCCTGCAAGTGTCGGCCGCAACGTTTGCCGGATTGACTGTCAGTGCCTGGCTGCCGGTTGCCATGGCGCGCAGCGCTGCCGCCGAAACGGTGGCCAACGCGCGCCTGGGCGATAACTCCGACGGTTTTGGCGCATTCGTGCGTATAGACATTCAAGGCAATGTGACAGTCATCTCGCCAAAAATCGAAATGGGGCAGGGCATTCAGACCGGCATTGCCATGATGGTCGCCGAAGAGCTTGAAGTGCCGCTGAGCCAGGTCACGATTCAGGAGGCACCGCCCAACGAAGCGCTGTATGCCGACACCATTCTTCATGGACAGGCGACCGGTGGATCGACGTCCACGCGTTATGTCTGGAATCCGTTGCGCACGGCAGGTGCCACCGCGCGGATCCTCCTGACCCAGGCCGCCGCCATACGCTGGAACATCGCCCCGAGCCAGTGCGTCGCGAAGGCCGGATTCGTGACAGCGCCCGATGGCCGGAAGCTGGGTTACGGTGAGCTGGTACGCGATGCTTCGCTGCTGCCTGCGCCGACCGATGTGCCACTCAAGTCGCCCGAGGACTTCACGCTGCTCGGCTCGCCTGCACAGCGGCTCGACACGCCGCACAAGGTCAACGGCCAGACCAGATTCACCATCGACCTCTCGGTCCCGGAAATGCGGTACGCATCGACCTCGGCGTGCCCGGTGTACGGCGGCAAGCTGAAAAGCGTCGACGATTCGGCTGCCCGGCGCGTGCCGGGGGTGGTCGATGTGGTCAAGCTCGATAATGCGGTGGCCGTGATCGGCGTTCACACCTGGGCCTGTTTCCAAGGCCTCAAGGCGCTGGAGATCGACTGGGATCTCGGCGAGTTCGCATCGATGAACTCTGAAATCATCGAAGCTGGGCTGGCCAAAGCGATCACCACCGACGGCGTGGTCGCCGTCGAAAAGGGCAACATTCGCAAAGCCCTCGACGGCGCTTCGTCGCGCTTCGAGGCGACGTACGAGCAACCGTTCTGGTCGCACTCGCCACTGGAACCCATGACCTGTGTCGTTCATGTCCGCCCTGACGGCTGCGACCTCTGGGTGGGCACCCAGGTGCCGGGAGCAGCGCAGGCGACGGCCTCGAAGGTCACCGGATTGCCGCCCGAGAGAATCGTGGTGCATAACCAACTGATCGGTGGGTCGTTTGGACGTCGTCTGGACTTTGATTTCATCACCCAAGCGGTGCAGATCGCGAAGCAGGTGCCGTACCCGATCAAGATGACGTGGACCCGTGAAGAGGACATGACTCATGACATGTACCGCCCTCACTACCTGGATCATCTGGTCGCCGCACTGGACGAACACAAGATTCCGAACGGCTGGGAGCACCGCATTGCCGGTTCTTCCGTCGTTGCGCGCTATGCGGGGAAGCTGCCTCCCACTGGCATCGACCGGGATATCGTCGAGGTCTCGAAAGAGCCTGTCTATGCACTCGCCAACCACACCCTGCGTTACATCCGCGAAGAGGCGAAAGTCCTGCCGGTGTCCTGGTGGCGGGGGGTGGGGCCGTTGCGGGGCACATATGCGCTGGAGAGCTTCATTGATGAGCTGGCCCACAATGCGGGTGTCGATCCGGTCCAGTACCGTTTGCAGGTTTGCGAAGACCCGCGTGCCCGTGCGGCGCTCAGCCTCGTCGCGGAAAAAGGCGACTGGAACCGGCCGTTGAAAAAGGGGGTGGGTCGGGGCGTTTCTGTCAGCGCTGTGTTCGGCAGCTATGTCGCCACGATGGTAGAGCTGGAGATGGTCGGGGAATTCGGCATTCGGATCACCCGACTGGTCAGCGCGGTCGACTGCGGGGTGGTAACGAACCCGACCTCAATCATGGCGCAGATCGAAGGGGGCACGCTGTTTGGCCTTTCGGCCTCCTTGTTCAATGAGATCACCGTGGCTGACGGTCGGGTCCAGCAGAACAACTTTCACAACTACCGGCAGATCAGGATGAGCGACGCCCCGCCGGTCGAAGTACACATTATCGCAAGCGAAGCATCGCCCGGCGGTGTAGGGGAGGCGGGCACGGCATTGATTGCGCCTGCGTTGGTCAATGCGTTGCATGCCGCTTCTGGCAAAAGGATTCGGCAATTGCCGTTGAAACGTTCCGGCTACTACATCGTCTAG
- a CDS encoding tautomerase family protein — translation MPLARIDVAADTSAETVKIIGAVIYEAMTGVANVPANDRYQIVTRHAKDELIYPEEGYLGVTYTPQIVFIQVTWNAGRSIEVKKAFYKAIADGIHERAGIRKEDVFITLIDVQREDWSFGNGEMQYAPKP, via the coding sequence ATGCCTCTCGCCAGAATCGATGTTGCAGCAGACACCTCTGCCGAAACTGTCAAAATCATCGGCGCTGTCATTTATGAAGCCATGACCGGGGTCGCCAATGTCCCGGCCAATGACCGCTATCAGATCGTCACTCGCCATGCCAAGGATGAATTGATCTACCCGGAAGAAGGTTATCTGGGCGTAACGTACACGCCGCAGATCGTGTTCATTCAGGTGACCTGGAACGCCGGGCGCTCCATCGAGGTCAAGAAGGCGTTCTACAAAGCGATCGCTGACGGCATTCACGAACGCGCTGGCATTCGCAAGGAAGACGTGTTCATCACGCTGATCGATGTACAGCGTGAAGACTGGTCGTTCGGTAATGGCGAGATGCAGTACGCACCGAAACCTTGA
- a CDS encoding SDR family oxidoreductase, producing the protein MSRLNGKRTLITGGTSGIGLETAKQFLAEGARVIVTGVNPESMARAKAELGSDVAVFGADSGNVEAQRKLARYVQDQYGELDVAFLNAGVSVWVPIEQWTEEQFDRSFAINVKGPYFLIQALLPVFANPASVVLNTSINAHVGAASSSVYAATKAALLNMSKTLSGELLSAGVRINAVSPGPVDTPLYDKLGIPDAYREQVNQQILSTVPFGRFGTPEEVSKAVVYLASDESKWTVGTEIIVDGGRTLNG; encoded by the coding sequence ATGTCTCGTTTGAATGGCAAACGTACGCTTATTACCGGTGGTACCAGTGGTATCGGCCTTGAGACGGCCAAGCAGTTTCTCGCAGAAGGGGCCCGCGTCATTGTCACGGGAGTCAATCCCGAGTCCATGGCCAGAGCCAAAGCTGAGCTGGGTAGCGATGTCGCCGTATTCGGCGCGGATTCGGGCAACGTAGAAGCGCAACGCAAATTGGCGCGCTATGTTCAGGATCAATACGGCGAGCTGGACGTTGCATTTCTTAACGCCGGAGTGTCGGTGTGGGTACCGATTGAGCAGTGGACCGAAGAGCAGTTCGACCGGTCTTTTGCGATCAATGTCAAAGGCCCTTATTTCCTGATTCAAGCGCTATTGCCGGTGTTCGCTAACCCAGCTTCCGTGGTGCTAAACACCTCGATCAACGCGCATGTGGGTGCGGCCAGTTCCTCCGTCTACGCCGCTACAAAGGCAGCCTTGCTTAACATGTCCAAAACGCTTTCTGGTGAGCTTTTGTCTGCGGGGGTTCGCATCAATGCGGTCAGTCCCGGGCCGGTGGATACGCCGCTGTACGACAAACTCGGCATCCCTGACGCGTACCGGGAGCAAGTGAACCAGCAAATCCTCTCTACCGTGCCATTTGGCCGCTTCGGCACGCCAGAAGAAGTTTCCAAAGCCGTGGTGTACCTAGCGTCGGATGAATCCAAGTGGACCGTAGGCACCGAGATCATCGTGGACGGCGGTCGCACGCTGAACGGCTGA
- a CDS encoding isochorismatase family cysteine hydrolase: MKKLIGGLLAAVVIAASLAVQAQTLVNDTHKSALILIEYQNDWMATTGGINSQFKDRKQFDDSVKNSKLVLAEARRRHMEIIYVTMTLEPSFKVLGQAKYGLRAMMPQYKSFLGKQAEFFPGFEPAAGEYVIRERTGSSAFAGTSLDSYLRNNHIEDIYLMGYSLRQCVESTLRNAHDLGYNTNVIYDASAGFSEEQQSSFLTDILPFYGNGLTAMDFIKSGS, encoded by the coding sequence ATGAAAAAGCTTATAGGCGGCCTGCTGGCAGCCGTCGTGATCGCGGCGTCTCTTGCGGTGCAGGCTCAGACGTTGGTCAATGACACTCACAAAAGCGCACTGATATTGATCGAGTACCAGAATGACTGGATGGCCACAACAGGCGGCATTAACTCCCAGTTTAAGGACCGCAAACAGTTTGATGACTCGGTGAAGAACTCAAAGCTTGTCCTGGCTGAAGCGCGCCGCCGTCACATGGAAATTATCTATGTGACCATGACCCTGGAACCTTCATTCAAGGTGCTGGGGCAGGCCAAATACGGACTGCGCGCCATGATGCCTCAATACAAATCGTTCCTTGGAAAACAGGCGGAATTCTTCCCAGGCTTCGAGCCGGCAGCCGGTGAGTACGTGATCCGTGAGCGAACCGGAAGCAGTGCCTTTGCCGGAACGTCGCTGGACAGCTACCTGCGCAACAATCACATCGAAGACATCTATCTGATGGGCTACTCCCTGCGTCAGTGCGTGGAATCGACGCTGCGAAATGCTCACGATCTTGGCTACAACACGAACGTGATCTATGACGCGTCAGCAGGCTTTTCCGAAGAGCAGCAGTCATCGTTTCTCACCGACATTTTGCCGTTCTACGGTAACGGGCTAACTGCCATGGATTTCATCAAGTCGGGAAGCTGA
- a CDS encoding MFS transporter — translation MVALVLPSISDSFTASFQSLEWVISAYMITFASCLLPAGGFADRFGRRRILLTGLAIFCVSSVACGLAGTITALNVARAFQGVGAALQLTSALAIIGNAFAHRPVAARAWGIWGTCMGLTICLSPLLGGFITQLIGWKAIFLINVPLGMLIAYSVIRWIPESKAALRRPIDVMGSVTFPLALALLIWGLISVNGDGLFSLLTLAKFSVSLALFTLFILIETARQQPMVDFRLFKNPRFSAGVIGMFGYSASAQVLLSFFPLYLQTWFDLTPLMAGVSMLPFAVAMVIGPHAGNFIGRDRSAHWLLTVGLATVCTGNTLTACLVTSSHYLWVALGMSLIGFGAGMLNGTTQRAIMGEAPPENTGMVSGIAQSTRFASIVLAVGILGAALAQHAHAVFERGPARSLGLHSAEAHRFLDQVLTGNGRSAGLSIDPSVHASALLAARLSSASGFSLALMIAALIAGTSAVLIWRLSRRP, via the coding sequence ATGGTCGCATTGGTGTTGCCGTCGATTTCCGACAGTTTCACCGCATCTTTCCAGTCACTGGAGTGGGTGATCAGTGCCTATATGATCACGTTCGCCTCGTGTCTGTTGCCTGCCGGCGGCTTTGCAGACCGGTTTGGCAGGCGGCGCATTTTGCTCACCGGATTGGCGATTTTTTGTGTCTCATCGGTGGCGTGTGGGCTTGCCGGAACGATCACCGCGTTGAACGTCGCGCGAGCGTTTCAAGGGGTGGGCGCGGCTCTTCAGCTCACGTCGGCGCTGGCCATCATCGGCAATGCTTTCGCGCACCGTCCGGTGGCTGCACGCGCATGGGGAATCTGGGGCACATGCATGGGGTTGACAATCTGCCTCTCGCCTCTGCTCGGAGGGTTCATCACTCAATTGATCGGGTGGAAGGCGATATTCCTGATCAACGTGCCGCTCGGGATGCTCATTGCGTATAGCGTGATTCGCTGGATACCCGAATCGAAAGCTGCGCTTCGTCGGCCGATCGATGTGATGGGCAGCGTGACATTTCCTCTCGCCCTGGCGCTACTGATCTGGGGGCTTATCTCTGTGAATGGAGATGGCTTGTTTAGCCTTCTCACGCTCGCCAAATTCAGTGTGAGCCTCGCGCTGTTCACGCTGTTCATTCTGATCGAAACGGCCCGGCAGCAACCAATGGTGGATTTTCGGTTGTTCAAGAATCCGCGTTTCTCGGCGGGTGTGATTGGCATGTTTGGGTATTCCGCTTCTGCACAGGTGTTGTTGAGTTTTTTTCCGCTGTATTTGCAGACCTGGTTCGATCTAACCCCGTTGATGGCAGGTGTTTCGATGCTGCCGTTCGCAGTTGCGATGGTCATTGGCCCCCACGCGGGCAACTTCATTGGGCGTGACAGGTCGGCGCATTGGCTTCTAACGGTTGGATTGGCGACTGTTTGCACTGGCAATACCCTCACTGCCTGTCTGGTGACGTCTTCCCATTACCTGTGGGTGGCGCTTGGAATGTCTCTGATCGGGTTCGGGGCGGGAATGCTTAACGGCACCACTCAGCGAGCCATCATGGGAGAAGCCCCACCCGAAAATACCGGGATGGTCTCCGGCATTGCCCAGTCCACTCGGTTTGCCAGTATCGTCCTGGCGGTAGGTATTCTGGGCGCTGCGCTGGCTCAACATGCCCATGCCGTTTTTGAAAGAGGGCCAGCGCGGTCGTTGGGGCTGCATTCGGCGGAAGCTCACCGGTTTCTGGATCAGGTGCTCACAGGAAATGGACGCAGTGCAGGGCTTTCCATCGACCCGTCGGTGCACGCGTCCGCACTGCTGGCTGCTCGACTGAGCAGCGCATCGGGGTTTTCTCTGGCGTTGATGATTGCTGCACTGATTGCGGGGACGTCAGCGGTGTTGATCTGGCGCCTGAGCCGGCGCCCATGA
- a CDS encoding type 1 glutamine amidotransferase domain-containing protein has protein sequence MNLLKVGGALLALGLAVSNAYAAEPSKGKVLVVMSSAKTLDLKEGKTYETGYYLNELATPLKAIVDAGYTPVFADPQGNEPQMDVSSNNDMFFDKDAAKREEALKFVASFDGLKHPLKLSAVAAKGTSEYKGLFMPGGHAPMQDLMKDKDLGKILTQFHSTGRPTGIICHGPIALLAAAHDPVALDKALISGDDNAVKSLAKGWPYAGYKVSVFSKGEEQQLEPGQLKGSVLFYNDDALAKAGAVVDNGEAWKPHVVVDRELVTAQQPFSDHEFGQKLVAALNAKSH, from the coding sequence ATGAACTTACTGAAAGTTGGCGGCGCTCTGCTTGCGCTGGGCCTGGCCGTATCGAATGCTTACGCAGCAGAGCCGTCCAAAGGCAAAGTACTGGTTGTTATGTCCAGCGCCAAGACACTTGATCTTAAAGAAGGCAAGACGTACGAAACAGGTTACTACCTGAACGAACTTGCCACCCCATTGAAAGCCATTGTTGACGCTGGCTATACCCCGGTATTCGCTGACCCACAAGGCAATGAGCCGCAGATGGACGTCAGCTCCAACAATGACATGTTCTTCGACAAAGATGCCGCCAAACGCGAAGAAGCGTTGAAGTTTGTTGCCAGCTTTGACGGCTTGAAACACCCACTGAAACTGTCCGCCGTCGCGGCTAAAGGCACCTCGGAATACAAAGGTCTGTTCATGCCAGGCGGTCACGCCCCAATGCAAGACCTGATGAAAGACAAAGATCTGGGCAAGATCCTGACACAATTCCACAGCACCGGCCGTCCGACCGGCATCATCTGCCACGGCCCTATCGCCCTGCTGGCAGCTGCCCACGACCCGGTTGCACTGGACAAGGCACTGATCTCCGGTGACGACAACGCAGTGAAATCCCTGGCCAAGGGCTGGCCGTACGCTGGCTACAAAGTCTCCGTCTTCTCGAAAGGCGAAGAACAGCAACTTGAGCCGGGCCAGTTGAAAGGTTCGGTGCTGTTCTACAACGACGACGCCCTGGCCAAGGCAGGCGCAGTGGTTGATAACGGCGAAGCCTGGAAACCGCACGTCGTCGTAGACCGTGAGCTGGTCACCGCTCAACAACCGTTCTCCGATCATGAGTTTGGGCAGAAGCTGGTGGCTGCACTCAACGCCAAGAGCCACTGA
- a CDS encoding (2Fe-2S)-binding protein, producing the protein MQTLLVNGVERSVEVPDEMPLLWVLRDVIGLTGTKYGCGIAQCGACTVHVDGQPVRSCVLPVSNVSGKSVTTIEAIENDAVGKKVQEAWLAAEVVQCGYCQSGQIMSTVALLHNNPHASESDIVTAMSGNLCRCATYSRIRNTIKTITLS; encoded by the coding sequence ATGCAAACACTTTTAGTTAATGGTGTTGAGCGATCGGTTGAAGTGCCGGATGAGATGCCTTTGTTGTGGGTACTCCGGGATGTCATCGGTTTGACTGGAACTAAGTACGGGTGCGGAATTGCACAATGTGGCGCGTGCACGGTACACGTTGACGGACAACCTGTTCGTTCTTGTGTATTGCCAGTGTCGAACGTTTCCGGCAAGTCGGTCACCACCATTGAAGCGATTGAAAACGATGCCGTCGGCAAAAAAGTGCAAGAGGCCTGGCTGGCGGCCGAAGTGGTTCAATGTGGTTATTGCCAGTCAGGGCAAATCATGAGCACGGTTGCACTGCTGCATAACAACCCGCACGCCAGTGAGTCCGACATTGTGACGGCCATGTCGGGTAACTTGTGCCGCTGCGCGACGTACTCGCGCATTCGCAACACTATTAAAACAATCACACTTAGTTGA
- a CDS encoding RES family NAD+ phosphorylase, with translation MPEETAKTTQTLLCSQCFTDEGLRIDAFKLGTEEHVKCPNCHSREGRKLTKELIEALAWRFFVGGTTVRCDYGAAPVIQCNEHHFGRSDISPSIWLKDDIRLLEEAVQIGFFHYGPRLWMVGEVEPLKDLQDELKRSKIIKRVMKEYPEKTLEMGQKFYRLRISPQRPSDPAEYDSPPTALAGKGRLDSPGFPIMYGSQDIDVCIHECRASTDDDIYVATLEPKRNLRLLDLTHLLEEDVTEFESLDMAIHMLFLARSHSYEISRAIALAAKEAGFDGIIYPSFFSLIRTGGHPFETAYGMSLRRCHPDREKYAEAYTIKNFALFGRPLENDLISIQCINRLVLTQVGYRGHFGPVQY, from the coding sequence ATGCCAGAAGAAACTGCGAAGACGACTCAAACCCTCCTTTGCTCTCAATGCTTCACGGATGAAGGACTGCGGATAGATGCATTCAAGCTCGGCACCGAGGAGCATGTGAAATGTCCGAACTGCCACAGCCGAGAAGGCCGAAAGCTTACGAAGGAGCTTATTGAAGCTCTTGCATGGCGTTTTTTTGTGGGTGGTACTACCGTCCGTTGCGACTACGGTGCAGCGCCTGTAATTCAGTGCAACGAGCATCACTTTGGGAGGAGCGATATATCGCCCTCGATCTGGCTCAAAGATGACATCAGGCTTCTTGAGGAGGCTGTTCAGATTGGCTTCTTCCACTACGGCCCACGCCTTTGGATGGTTGGCGAAGTCGAGCCACTTAAGGATCTTCAGGACGAATTGAAGCGGTCGAAAATCATCAAGCGCGTAATGAAGGAATACCCAGAAAAGACACTTGAAATGGGGCAGAAATTTTATCGCCTACGAATCAGCCCACAGCGTCCAAGTGATCCAGCAGAGTACGACAGCCCGCCTACCGCACTCGCAGGAAAGGGGCGACTCGACTCGCCAGGCTTTCCTATCATGTACGGATCGCAGGACATCGACGTTTGCATCCATGAATGTCGAGCATCGACAGATGACGACATCTACGTTGCTACCCTGGAGCCTAAGCGGAACTTACGGCTTTTGGATCTTACTCATCTACTCGAAGAAGACGTGACGGAATTCGAAAGCTTGGATATGGCTATCCATATGCTCTTCCTGGCACGTTCCCACTCCTATGAAATTTCCAGAGCAATCGCATTAGCAGCCAAAGAAGCAGGCTTCGACGGCATAATTTATCCGTCGTTCTTTAGTTTGATTCGCACTGGCGGCCATCCTTTTGAAACCGCCTATGGTATGTCACTGCGGCGCTGTCATCCTGATCGGGAAAAATACGCTGAGGCATACACAATCAAAAATTTTGCCCTGTTTGGACGTCCGCTGGAGAACGATCTGATAAGCATCCAATGCATTAATCGTTTGGTACTCACTCAGGTCGGGTATAGAGGACACTTCGGTCCCGTGCAGTATTGA
- a CDS encoding TetR/AcrR family transcriptional regulator, with amino-acid sequence MPRVSRQQTELNRVAITETAVRLYRERGLNGVSVAEVMNEAGLTHGGFYGHFESKEALATEACTHAFEQSANAWKEKIASHRKKRKARKAIVDHYLAPSKRDNAADTCPVVAFSGDMSHEDNQSVLHQTYIKGLRALMDAYLSTVEPGASPQDETARRQAALVEYSLMVGAMTLARATGKTALSDEILKSARTFLNSEVSAVESLNLNS; translated from the coding sequence ATGCCCAGAGTTTCCCGACAGCAAACTGAATTGAACCGTGTCGCCATCACCGAAACAGCCGTCCGGCTCTACCGTGAGCGTGGACTGAATGGAGTGAGCGTCGCAGAAGTCATGAACGAAGCAGGCCTCACCCATGGCGGTTTTTATGGACACTTCGAATCCAAAGAGGCACTGGCGACGGAAGCCTGCACTCACGCATTCGAGCAGTCAGCGAACGCCTGGAAAGAAAAGATCGCCAGCCACCGTAAAAAACGGAAAGCCCGAAAGGCGATCGTCGATCACTACCTCGCGCCATCCAAGCGCGACAATGCCGCCGACACCTGCCCTGTTGTGGCGTTCTCTGGTGACATGTCCCACGAAGACAACCAGTCCGTGCTTCATCAGACTTACATCAAAGGGCTACGGGCGTTGATGGACGCTTATCTCTCCACCGTTGAACCCGGCGCCTCACCGCAAGATGAAACCGCCAGGCGCCAGGCCGCGCTGGTCGAATACTCATTGATGGTAGGCGCCATGACCCTCGCTCGCGCCACCGGCAAAACGGCTCTGTCGGACGAGATCCTGAAATCCGCGCGCACTTTTCTCAATTCGGAGGTTTCAGCAGTCGAGAGTTTGAACCTGAACAGCTAA